From one Pediococcus claussenii ATCC BAA-344 genomic stretch:
- the mobQ gene encoding MobQ family relaxase: MAIFHMSFSNISAGKGRSAIAGASYRSGEKLFDQKEGRSYFYARSVMPESFILTPKNAPEWASDREKLWNEVEKKDRRANSRYAKEFNVALPVELSEDEQKELLTKYVQENFVDEGMVADVAIHRDHPDNPHAHVMLTNRPFNPDGTWGLKSKRENILDENGNKTYTGNSRFPRSRKVWLVDWDKKEKINQWRHNWAASVNQALEQKNIPDRISEKSFVEQGIADTPMQHEGINSKRHERKAFNQQVKNYRKAKASYKNNQEKVINRGHLDSLSKHLSFNEKRVVKELSHELKTYISLENLDDKRRMLFNWKNSTLIKHAVGEDVTKQLLTINQQESSLKKADELLNKVVDRTTKKLYPELNFEQTTQAERRELIKETDSEQTVFKGSELNERLMNIRDDLLTQQLLTFTKRPYVGWKLLMQQEKEVKIELKYTLMIHDDSLESLEHVDQGLLEKYSPTEQQKITRAVKDLRTIMAVKQVIQTQYQEVLRRAFPNGNFNELPMIKQEQAYTAVMYYDPVLKPCQAETIEQWQANPPQVFSPQEHQQGLAYLSGQLSLDQLENHHLQRVLKHDGTKQLFFGECKADPTIKNSQIEKIQKQLKEQQDKDDQHRKANMGHYQPLNYKPVSPSYYLKTAFSDAIMAALYARDEDYQRQRQAQGLKETEWEMAKKQRQHQTRNRHEDGGMHL; this comes from the coding sequence ATGGCAATTTTTCACATGAGCTTTAGTAATATTAGTGCTGGAAAAGGAAGAAGTGCAATTGCTGGAGCAAGTTATCGAAGTGGCGAAAAATTATTCGATCAAAAAGAAGGCCGAAGTTATTTTTATGCTCGGTCGGTTATGCCAGAAAGCTTTATTTTAACACCAAAGAATGCGCCAGAATGGGCGAGTGATAGAGAGAAATTATGGAACGAAGTTGAAAAAAAAGACCGTCGAGCAAACTCACGGTACGCTAAAGAGTTTAACGTGGCTCTACCCGTTGAATTAAGTGAAGATGAACAGAAAGAATTATTGACAAAATATGTACAAGAAAATTTTGTTGATGAAGGTATGGTTGCCGATGTGGCAATTCATAGAGATCACCCAGATAATCCGCACGCTCATGTGATGTTAACTAACCGTCCATTTAACCCAGACGGAACGTGGGGATTGAAAAGTAAACGAGAAAACATATTAGACGAAAATGGGAACAAGACTTATACAGGAAATAGTCGTTTCCCAAGATCAAGAAAGGTGTGGTTAGTTGATTGGGATAAAAAAGAAAAAATCAATCAATGGCGGCACAATTGGGCGGCAAGTGTAAATCAGGCTTTGGAGCAAAAAAATATTCCCGATCGGATCAGCGAAAAATCATTTGTGGAACAGGGAATAGCTGACACACCAATGCAACATGAGGGAATCAATAGCAAACGGCATGAAAGAAAAGCATTTAACCAACAAGTTAAGAACTATCGCAAGGCCAAAGCCAGTTATAAAAACAACCAAGAAAAAGTAATCAATAGAGGTCATTTAGATAGCCTAAGTAAACACTTATCGTTTAATGAAAAACGGGTAGTTAAAGAGTTAAGCCATGAACTGAAAACTTATATCAGTTTGGAGAACTTAGATGATAAACGGCGCATGCTATTTAATTGGAAAAACAGCACCTTAATTAAACATGCGGTTGGTGAAGATGTGACTAAACAATTATTGACAATTAACCAACAAGAAAGCTCACTCAAAAAAGCAGATGAACTCTTAAATAAAGTGGTCGATCGCACGACGAAAAAACTTTATCCAGAGCTTAATTTTGAACAGACCACGCAAGCTGAAAGACGAGAATTAATTAAGGAAACCGATAGCGAACAAACAGTTTTCAAGGGTAGTGAATTAAACGAACGTTTAATGAACATTCGTGATGATTTGTTGACCCAACAATTATTGACCTTTACCAAACGGCCATACGTTGGCTGGAAGTTATTAATGCAACAAGAAAAGGAAGTCAAAATCGAGCTTAAATATACGCTGATGATTCATGATGATAGCTTAGAAAGTCTAGAACACGTTGATCAAGGTCTACTAGAAAAGTATTCACCAACCGAGCAGCAAAAGATTACTCGCGCAGTCAAAGATTTGCGAACAATCATGGCTGTTAAGCAAGTTATTCAAACCCAATACCAGGAAGTTTTAAGAAGAGCCTTTCCTAACGGCAATTTTAATGAATTACCAATGATTAAACAGGAACAAGCCTATACAGCCGTGATGTACTATGATCCTGTTTTAAAGCCATGTCAGGCTGAAACAATTGAACAGTGGCAAGCAAATCCACCACAGGTGTTCAGTCCCCAAGAACATCAACAAGGACTAGCTTATTTATCGGGACAGCTTAGCTTAGATCAGTTAGAAAATCATCACTTACAACGAGTTTTAAAGCATGATGGCACTAAACAACTCTTTTTTGGCGAATGCAAAGCCGATCCGACGATTAAGAACAGTCAGATCGAGAAAATCCAAAAGCAGTTAAAAGAGCAACAAGATAAGGACGATCAGCACCGAAAAGCAAATATGGGGCATTATCAACCGTTGAACTATAAGCCAGTTAGCCCCAGCTACTACTTAAAGACAGCTTTTAGTGACGCCATCATGGCCGCCCTATATGCTCGTGATGAAGATTACCAACGACAAAGACAGGCGCAAGGTTTAAAAGAGACTGAGTGGGAAATGGCGAAAAAGCAACGGCAACACCAAACTCGAAATCGGCATGAAGATGGGGGCATGCACTTGTAA